The following proteins come from a genomic window of Syntrophales bacterium:
- a CDS encoding 3-keto-5-aminohexanoate cleavage protein, with protein sequence MNRKVIVTCALVGSSTRKNQNPNTPYSPEELADAAELAYRAGAAMVHVHAVEDDGANSIRIERIKESHDAIKARVPELIVNMTSALGPGATPELRLEQMEAVRPEMSSLNMATMNFAAVNRKTGEVLVDYTFENSLIMVAKFAARMKEIGTKPEIEVYSSSGIDNYHAIAGGGSFTEPVNFNFVWGVCGGNSFRPGTFIAMASSLPPGANFTTCGVGNDEWPAITQSILCGGHVRVGLEDNIRMPDGALAKGNYELVEHAVRIVRALGHEPATPDEARAIMGTIKR encoded by the coding sequence ATGAACAGAAAAGTAATCGTAACCTGTGCGCTCGTCGGATCGTCGACGCGCAAGAACCAGAACCCCAACACGCCCTACTCGCCGGAGGAGCTGGCCGACGCGGCGGAGCTGGCCTACAGGGCGGGCGCAGCCATGGTGCACGTCCACGCCGTGGAGGACGACGGCGCTAATTCCATCCGGATTGAGCGGATCAAGGAAAGCCACGACGCCATCAAGGCGCGGGTCCCGGAGCTGATCGTCAACATGACCTCGGCCCTCGGCCCGGGGGCGACGCCGGAACTGCGTCTCGAGCAGATGGAAGCGGTGCGGCCCGAGATGTCCTCCCTCAACATGGCCACCATGAACTTTGCCGCCGTGAACCGGAAGACCGGTGAAGTCCTCGTGGACTACACGTTTGAAAACTCCCTCATCATGGTGGCCAAATTCGCCGCCCGGATGAAGGAGATCGGAACCAAGCCGGAAATCGAGGTCTACTCCTCGTCAGGAATCGACAACTACCACGCCATCGCCGGCGGCGGCTCCTTCACGGAGCCCGTCAACTTCAACTTTGTGTGGGGGGTCTGCGGGGGGAATTCCTTCCGGCCGGGCACCTTCATCGCCATGGCCTCCTCCCTGCCGCCGGGAGCCAACTTTACCACCTGCGGCGTCGGAAACGACGAATGGCCGGCCATCACCCAGTCGATTCTCTGCGGCGGCCACGTTCGCGTAGGCCTGGAGGACAACATCCGGATGCCCGATGGGGCGCTGGCCAAAGGCAACTACGAGCTCGTGGAGCATGCGGTCCGCATCGTCCGGGCCCTGGGCCACGAACCGGCCACGCCGGACGAGGCGCGGGCGATCATGGGAACCATCAAGAGGTGA